One segment of Solanum stenotomum isolate F172 chromosome 1, ASM1918654v1, whole genome shotgun sequence DNA contains the following:
- the LOC125853635 gene encoding uncharacterized protein LOC125853635 has protein sequence MWNLSKLEFVALDISGKNYLSWVLDAEIHLTAKGIGDSIIEGNKASSQDKKKVMIFLRHHLDESLKVEYLTVKDPIELWIGLKGMYDHLKATQYDEKDFKKYSELISCLLVAEQHNDLLMKNHEAHPVGSAPLRKAHGAEPHGQSEIRQNNQGHDNVRGCGKGKRHYNNHRGGSHNKRENNMGSQNNPSNGKGDHYHRYGLKGHWKNECRAHEHFVRLYQNSFKRKGNKCGASSSNSQVESHLTLKDDAQATFSQKYDENIETNLALKDDAFDWLDDITHLEAEDFFGDRN, from the exons atgTGGAATTTGTCAAAGCTTGAATTTGTGGCACTGGACATTTCTGGAAAGAACTATTTGTCATGGGTACTTGATGCTGAAATTCACCTTACTGCTAAGGGTATTGGTGATAGTATAATCGAAGGAAATAAGGCATCAAGTCAGGATAAAAAGAAAGTTATGATTTTCCTTCGTCATCATCTTGATGAAAGCCTGAAGGTTGAATACTTAACAGTGAAAGATCCAATTGAATTGTGGATAGGTTTGAAAGGGATGTATGACCATCTCAAGGCAACG CAATACGATGAaaaggattttaaaaaatactccGAATTAATCTCATGCCTTCTGGTGGCTGAGCAACATAATGaccttttaatgaaaaatcatgaaGCCCATCCTGTTGGAAGTGCTCCATTACGGAAGGCACACGGGGCAGAACCACACGGTCAGTCtgaaataagacaaaataatcAGGGCCATGATAATGTGCGTGGGTGTGGCAAGGGCAAAAGACATTATAATAATCATCGAGGTGGTAGTCATAACAAAAGGGAGAATAATATGGGTTCTCAAAATAATCCTTCTAACGGAAAGGGCGATCACTATCATCGTTATGGCCTTAAAGGTCACTGGAAAAATGAATGTCGGGCACATGAGCATTTTGTCAGGCTGTATCAAAATTCCTtcaaaaggaaaggaaataaATGTGGTGCCTCCTCTTCTAATTCCCAAGTAGAGTCACATTTGACTCTCAAAGATGATGCTCAGGCAAcgttttctcaaaaatatgatgAGAATATTGAGACAAATTTAGCATTGAAAGATGATGCTTTTGATTGGCTCGATGATATCACTCATCTGGAAGCTGAAGACTTCTTTGGGGATCGCAATTGA
- the LOC125853644 gene encoding glucan endo-1,3-beta-glucosidase, basic-like encodes MATTQIAVIVLLGLLVATNIHITEAQLGVCYGMMGNNLPSHSEVIQLYKSRNIGRLRLYDPNHGALNALRGSNIEVILGLPNVDVKHIASGMEHATWWVQKNVKDFWPDVKIKYIAVGNEISPVTGTSSLTSFQVPALVNIYKAIGEAGLGN; translated from the exons ATGGCTACCACACAAATAGCTGTTATCGTGCTTCTAGGATTACTTGTTGCCACCAACATTCACATAACAG AGGCCCAATTAGGTGTTTGCTATGGAATGATGGGGAACAACTTGCCATCACACTCGGAAGTTATACAGCTCTACAAGTCAAGAAACATTGGAAGATTGAGGCTTTATGATCCGAATCATGGAGCTTTAAATGCGTTAAGAGGATCAAACATTGAAGTGATACTAGGACTTCCAAATGTAGATGTGAAACACATTGCTTCTGGGATGGAACACGCGACATGGTGGGTACAGAAGAACGTTAAAGATTTCTGGCCTGATGTTAAAATTAAGTACATTGCTGTTGGTAATGAAATCAGCCCTGTTACTGGCACATCGTCTCTTACCTCATTTCAAGTTCCTGCTTTGGTTAACATTTATAAAGCAATCGGTGAAGCTGGTTTGGGAAAT